ataaTGACAACATAAAGAGCTATTTAGTATCAATAGACATGACTAAAACAATGAGCTGGCAGctttcatttgtaaaaaaaaaaaaaaatctgagtcaGTCTAACAGTGTCTCATCTTTACTGTTGTCATCAGATTAAACTGCCTTCAGGTAATCATGTGAGTCAATGAGCTGCATTCCATTCCTCTGAAGAATCCTATAGTCAGGATATTTAATACACACTGGGTGGATGAAGGTTTATATTTATAGAAGGGCTGGTGCTCTGTTACTCTCATGTTTTCATTCAGCCCGTATTCTCGGTACTACCTGTGCAGGAAAAGAAAAGAGAGGTTTGTCTGGAAAGTATTTTAGCATGATTCATTTCTATTTTACACTCTCCTATATCCATTTGCTCATAGCAGGAACAAAACACTTATGACAGGGACATTATAGTACTGTGCCTGTGATTAAATCTGGATTTACTAGTGCTGcatgctttgtttgtttacatctcaTTGGTGATAAAGGACTAAATATTTTCACACTCACGCCTGCTGACTGGATTATACTGCACGCTCAGCCAATTTTCATCTAAatgtttgttcattcagttttgttttgttattgaacttggttataaattattttaaaccgAATCAGGACATGAATAAAGGTGTAGAGTTCATAATTATAACAGGATTCTGTAGCCTTTGACTGAAGACAGATCAACAAAACCATTTTGCTGAAGTGGAAAATGCATAGATGTAATTGCTAAAGCCGTTTTTGGAAATGTCTGTAGCTACAAGCAGGATTTCTTTTATGTAAAAGCAGAATGAAAACACTGATACTATGAAAAATTGCCAGAATACTGGGTACTTTTGAGCAAATGAAGAAAATTTCCCTTAAGAAGAAGGTAGGCGGTAGAGAGGGAGGGCAATGACAGAAAGTGAAAGCATACTTGAAACAACTACAAGGTCAGGAAGAAGCTGTCAAAATAAAGAGGGATAGCTGACAGATGAATCAAGACTGGGTTTTTAAAAGCGCATCTTATGGATTTAAATACATTCCATCACTCTAGAATACTAGCAATGTGATATTACCTGGTATTATATGTGATTATACTGGTATTACCTCACTGcagtgttgttttaaaatatcattatcaGTTTTGACTAACACTGATATTAATGCCAATATTTAttgaattagttttatatattttcattttaatttgttaaagttttagcaattttgagtTTTGTCAAATTGTTTTATGATCCTACGTAGAtcgttttttactttatttattttagtatcaagttaaactaaatgaaaatgggaaatgttgcaCTGGCAgctgatttaaattaattttttttttttggttagctGCCTCACTGAtggttttctgtcatttaaagcAGTTTGATTAACAAATGACTATATTGCCTAGTCTAACAGGTTTCCTTCATGTCACCTCATGAAAAATAAGATGAGTATTTGTGTATGGGTGTTTCTGTGGAGATAAAGCAATGTAAGCTTATTAGGTCATCACTGTCGTAAGGTGAAAACTCACTTGAGTGTTAGTGTTTATGTGCTTCTGATGCTGTTATGGGTCAAAACACATGAGGGACAATGGCACCAACAACTGATACTCTAATTAATACAACTTTATGTTCTATCAAACACTTTATGGCCCAGGAGCATACATACAACTACAAAAACCCACTACAACACTAAGGATAAGGATTTTTGCGTTTTAACTCTGTATTAAGTACACTGGGAGCTTACACTtgtaaaagcataaatgtaaggAAGGAAATCCACCTTGCTATACACCACAGTCCTGGTTTAATTATATATCTATTTGTCAATTATGTTTAAAGAATGATGAAAAATATGCATCCATTTCTGATGGTATCCAAATCACATGCAAAACTACTTCTTGACTTAACTGATCCATAAAGAGCAGATGTATGTATATAaggaaaacatatttttacatatacacaAATGGATATTTGAAAGCTGCATGCATAATGTAAATGCAATGAAGTTCTGTATGCTCAGGAATGCATGCAGATAAGGCAACATCTTTTGCACACATTTCCTTTGCCTGAATAGGGTGGCCTACTGTTATCTATGcattgtaataaaaatgcaaaaatcacacAGTGCTTGTTTGCTTGTTCTCATGTTTGGCATGGGCTAGGATctctacttaaagggatactccacctcaaaatgaaaattttgtcattaatcacttacccccatgtcgttccaaacctgtaaaagctttgtttgtcttctgaacacaatttaagatattttggatgaaaaccaggatgAAAAcccattttgtggtggagtatccctttaagcaatgaCACACCAAAAACATCATATTAAATGTGAAGCATGCAAGAAAACTTAAGCCATTCTCTTGTACAGCATGTaagcacacacaacacatgcatgcaaacaacACATACAGTGTGACTAACCAATCTCAAACTAGTTCGGACAGGTTTATTTTCCCTAAATTTGCAGTTTTTAAACTCGTCCCCCTCCTTCACTTCAAACTCTTTTTCTCAGAAACAACTAGGCGGCTTCTGCCTTTGCTTATCTGCGAAGCCACCCTCAGGATACACTGAGTTGGGTTACACTACTAAAAGGAATCTCTCTCACACCAGCTCGTGGGTTTGTATAGTTCATGTGAGAGTTTGCTGACTGACACTAAGAAATGTATATAGTGTAAAAACAAATGAGAGCTGTCAACGTTTATGAGCACAGAGGTGAgaaaattaatgacatttttggaaATCTCAAGAATTCTTCAGTGGACCATGTACGCAATACATCTTTTTACACAGGCTGTTCTCATATTTCCATTAATCCTTTATCTatcaacatttatatttttcatattttgcaaTTTGGAATTCctatgcaaatgcatttttgacaCCTCTGTGCAACATTATACAGGCTGTGTAATGCACCACTTCAGAAGCGGTTCCTGTGCTTCCTTTGAAGTGTAACGATGGCATCAGAGTGTCAACACATGCCAAAAGTTGCAGTGCCAATAACAAAAAGAGCTGTGATACAACAGAGTGGGACAGAAAACACAAACTAATGAATGGTAAATGTTGAAAGTTCCTagtaaaagtgaaaatataatcgatataacacaataaataccTACTAAATGTTCAAGACCCCATTTTATGAGCCTGTTGTTGACTTTGTTGTTGTCTTCAGGCTTGGGAGACTTTCATCAGGAAGGTATGATTTCATCATCAGTGTGTAGATGGCAAACCTTACAGTGGATTGTGCCTCTCTTTGACTACCACGCCCCGCCCACGAGCGTCGAATGACCAATGAATGCCTGGCTATCTGCGATGACGCTATCAGTCACGCCCCTTTACTAAAGAAGGAAACAAACAGTGAAAGAGGGGAGAGCTCAGGGGAAGACGGGAGAGGAATTTACTTATTTACATCACCGACAGAACCTCGggaggaagacaaactccttttCGAAGAGTTCCTGTTCCTTAACCGACATTCATCGACCGATTAGGTTTTAAAAGCCTTCAAGGTAAGCGCTAAAacgtttatatgtatatgtttaatttcatttaggCGATAATCGCGAAGGTTTGACGATGTGATCACGGAAAGACTGGCTGACCCCGAAAAAGGGAGCGATTAACGATTACCGATTCAGGACGAGTAGCACACCGTGTTAAACCGCTAGCACGGATCTATAAACGCCAGGGTTATTCGAGGTATCGAGCTTTTTTTGTTCGACGGGTGGGTCCCTAAAAAAACAAAGTGTCCCAAGTTGTCAGCAGCACCTTCATGAACATCACAAGCCCCAGAACGTGACTCGCCtggcaacaaaaaaataaaaaaaataaccgaCACAGCCAGTCGCTAACTTTTCTTCACCttgtacataaaattataaatcgATTTGCGATGTCTGTTCTTATTTCCctgtttaattttctgtttttttcagtaATGGCTTTTGAAACAGACACACAACCCCAACGGTTTATCTTCATTGTGCTGTGGCTTGTTTATTGTTCGACCGTGCCGTATAAATTCAAGGAAATCTCCTTTAGTTGTTCGCGTTTTTGTGCTGTATGTTACTAGTTACTCAGACAAACAGCTGGCTAAGCCAGTTAGCTTTTTTGTTTTAGGCTTGTTCAAAGGACAGATTGTCTGTCTAGGGAGGAAATCCTGGAGCAAAAGGACAAAGAAGGAAGAATTAACAAAGCCAGTGCTGCTCTGTAATCGGATGTGTCATGATATTTTACGTCTTGCTATTTTTGGCGTTTACTCGCCGTTCTGGTTCACTCTGTTCTCTCAAATCCACCCAGTTTATTCATCTGTGAAATTCGACATAAGTAAGCTGACTACCTAGAAAGCCACGCGCTAATGATGCTGTCTAGACAGAAAGCTCGTCTGGTTTTGAGAGAGAGCCACTCTTTTACATCCCGGACACGACTGTACCTTCATGTAGACGGATAAATGACCTGTAATTCTCGCTTGAGTGGTGGTTTGGAGTTGTGCTAACCGCCAGCATCGACTGGCACTAGTTCTGGTATTGATCCGTGGTGTCTGTCAGCTGGTGTCGGTGCCTTGACTCGCATGGTTGAACACGTGAACAGCTTATGTGCCTCTTTTGCCTAAAATGACATATTAGAGATGTAGGCTTAGTGTCTCACCTTTATTACCTCCTGAAATTGCAGATCACGCTTGACTCCCACTCGTTTGGTTAGTCATGGTTAGGTGGGAGAGCTTGTGTCGTGCTGTTTAATGCGTAGACTTTAtttacagacacagacagacggGTTAGAAGCGAGTTCAGTTTGGATCTGGTTAGGAATAAAAACAGCAGAACTGTTAGtccggtgttctgaaatattcggtgtctgagattttcggtgacgctgggcggagcttacatgaatattcacgagtttcctgtttcgcgttaaagcgtctCTGAAAATATTAGTACGTTGTCACTGAAACATAAACGATTTTCAAAAAGGGTATGTTTTAGCGTAGAATGACATTATGcttagtgtattgttgtttttattactattgttaatatgcaaaataatttaaagattgtgaTTGTCGTAATGATTTACCTGATGTAGGCTATGCTCCAAATGAGCCtacaacaattaagcatttttataatattaagagtccttaaaatgtgtcgcttaataactgttccaaaatgtatctgttgtgccataataaaatgtatgatgattattctgtgtcattcctaatcgtttgctcaatcattcaaaaaaatgtttttaataacaaagcaaaagatgaattttttttaatgcacacatgaactggaatataaacattcttaatctctgtatttatttatttatttgtctaaaaaaaatatacatttagtagataaaatgcactatatagttaaacaaaaatgtacaaatgtcttttatacactttattattgtatttaatcatatacacattgtggtgcacttgaaaatcattttgactcaaatgtgtattggtcaaattttgaaatccacaaccttgcagtactttaacaatttttttgcttattttctacaaacttataacaattaaaatgttttgtagtttaatagaaagtggctatatcaaaacatacagtaatttgtatattttcatttcaaagataaaagtagattgcttttgctgaataaagacttcaactgattcggtgttaaaagttttattaaccgatgtggtgaagacattacataaatgacatttactacacacctgtataaatataaaatacatggtcatgttttgagaaaaaaaataaaaaaataaaccggTGAAAGCTACACGAGGATGTAACAACTTGTATATGTGTTCAGGGATAGGCCTACTGATCAACATAAGCAAGCACATGTTATATGACTTctgttttaagtaaattattaaatacattattaaagtaaattcctttatgaacaagaaatggcaaacagaaatttatgcaccatgaacaaactcaatgaaatcagtctaaatgttgggagaagaaacatgcttccaaatcaatgggatcatattgtttataccactgcagaataagccattcaagaatgacccacatgtttttaatattagtggaatatccaccaacattaacttttttacaaaaccctttatccatgaaacatgttttattaggttgtgcttggtttgattacctttgattatcttgattccaaaagtgtggatttcaggaacaaaatgtagtaaaactttaaaactggttaaataatacaacatttgtatcaaatactaggctatacaagttttttttttctttgcatatgATGTTTAACTATTACACTGATAAAGATCCACCATCCACCGCATCAGATAAAAAAACcaaaagttaattctgagaaTGTTTACATGTCATCatgtatgtgtgcaatagtggctcatatataacttgacaaaaatataagtctCCCCCATTAGAAGAGCTTCTGTAAgctataggaaaaaaataacaggcagaagtgcaagtatcaaactctgctgatttgtaacagatatattaattacaaacaaacagcttctccacatgaactgtaggctgtcatgcacttccatgtgacaccttttttaaggagaaaaaaaaagttaaatagttgtTACTACACGAGAGTCTTTATATCGTTCTTCATTTCTCACCTTacagtcttacaatacagtgagcaagtttgtgccaccatatgctacacaacttcaaatgacatacttttaatagcaaaacagaggaatatgagaaaatatttaacagctactggcccatttacttgtagcgtattctaacgataggctgcttctggcaaatcagtggctgtaatcgttgagtaaacatttaaaacagcaaacaataacattttgtgcacaaacgaacaattatattcaacatttgcttatcttcgttagaagctgaaacgtaattaacctaccttgttgaacagtttttgtgatccggtgaaaacgtactaatattatcagagacgctttaacgcgaaacaggaaactcatgaatattcatgtaagctccgcccagcgtcaccgaaaatctcagacaccgaatatttcagaactcCGGTCAATCGGTTGACTTGACTGTAATTACTCTGTCCTGATGAGGGCGGTTGAGGAGCTTGTGTCTTATTTTTGGCTGAGATAAAACAAGGACTTTTAATTATAGCGGGGTTTCCGGTGTATCCACGCTTAGAAAAGACTTAGAAAAGTTTAAACCCTTGAGCTGTAAAGGTGCACAAGGTAACTTTTTgctaattaaacatttaacactTGAAGAAATGAATCACAGTTTTGTGAAATGTCATTGCAATGATGTACGTTTATATAAGATAAAGACagttttatagaaaaatatattttattctatgtgGAGCGGGTCTCCCTCATGGGTACCGAAATATTGAGGTCACATGATTATACAGCgtcattactaataatattatgcatttttttaagaaacagtaagaattctttatttctttatagaATGTTAATTTAGTATGTTAGTGTTGTTTAGTAGTTTCAACTTGTTTGTTGTTAACTGTCTATATTTTAAGCTAATAGAActtgatttgttaatttttttattattattataatttatatagcaACATTAGCCAGTGCtttaccaaaaataaacataaaaatacatctaAACAAAAGAATATAATAATGCACACATTATACATACTAATAATAGTTCAATACTGCTTTTTCATGTCCAATACTGATGCCGCAGCCTTGAGTATCTGTCCACAACAGTGCCAATCTGATACCAATAGCTTGGAATATCTATACCTTATTAactactgagtgcacctttaaaacaATGACATCCGCTACTCAATGCATGTGCGTGTAAGCCAAACACAATGCTGTCATTGTTAACAAGACCACTCTTGTTCTGTCTCCATTTTCTTTTGTGATATATTAGCAATGGCCCAAGAGACAAACCAGAGTCCCATGCCTATACTATGTACCACAGGCTGTGGTTTCTATGGCAACCCCAGGACCAATGGCATGTGCTCAGTGTGCTATAAGGAGCACCTGAACAGACAGCAAAGCAGCGATCGTAGTCCCATGAGCCCCCTGGGTAAGTCACACTGAAACATTAACCTGTTTGTCTAACCTCCTAGTTAGAGCTCTCTATGGTTACAGACCGCACAAACAATGTAGTTATACTATGGTATAAGAGCTCTCATTCATTGCACCTCTTGGAGACGGTGATATTATAGTTGTTACAGCAATAACAGACCACGGTTACTGCTTGTAAAGCATTTCTGACACATCAGCACCCAGTGATAGCATGTTATTCTAAGCTGTTTTAGAACTTAATCATTTCTTGTTCTTTAGCACAATGTTGGGTCTTCCCTGAGAAGTTGTAAATAAGCTGCACTTGTTGTATATCACAGGCCTTTAGTGTATAGTGTAGCACAGCTGCACCTGTGCACTGTTTGTGATATGTGTCTTTGTGTTCTGTTGGAGCAGCTGGCAGCCCCTCAGCAGAGGCCTCTGCCATACAGAGACTAGAAGCCAGCATAAACAAAGCAGAGCCTTCACCTGCACCCAGCACAGATACCATGAGAGAGTGAGTacttcatgtgtgtgtttgttgttcaaCCTCAGAATGGAAAAGAATGCATTTTACGTTCAGCTGCTTGACATTTGAATAATCTCCTGTGTTTCAAGAAAAGCTGGTGCGCGCTAAAACCCTCACCTGTTTGTTTTTGCAGAAGCATTCCTTCCACCTCCTTACCAGTCACACAACAGATGACGGAAATGAGCATCTCTAGAAAAGAAAAGGCCCTGTCTCCGAAAGCTGAGTCTGCTGAACCAGGTAATTGGAAtgaaatatgatcaaataaatattaaagtagaCACACAAAGCTGCTTGTTTAGTCTAAGACAGAatgtttcaaactatttttatgTCAAGGACCATGAAACATGATGATCCCCtcaaattctgaaaaatatagGCAGAAAAATAtaggcaaaatatatatattcatgtataaAGTTGATTTGTGGAAAAAATGGCAATGACaactaaattaaatcataatttccaaaatcattaattcaattataaaaagcaacaacaaagcaacttgtaaattgttaaaatattatcacCAGTCTCTAGAATGCAAAATTAAATAGGAAACTTATTAAACTTGGTGAATAATCATtgttaaacatatttcattaaagtGTACAACCCTAAATAATTCTGTTAAACAAATGAACAACcaatatttgtgtatttgattgcAGGGGGGATTTTATCATGTGTATGATGGAATCTttcaaaaatgcctgtcaaatgTCAATAAACCAACACTGTGCtgtctaaatatatattcaaatgtctGCAGCTACAGCAGTGCGCAAGATGATGAGCAAGATGACGTGCAAGATGAAACAAGATCTGTTTTAttacttattatcaatgttcaagtATGCAAggaatgtttatttaaaagtcTACAGTGTGAATGTCAAAGGAAGCATTGTCAAGTTTGTGGTAGTTAGGCTCTGTTTTCTCAGTTCTTCTTTGTACTAAAATGGACTTTACTGCAAGCAGAGCAGAACAGAGTCTTTGGGCCTGCTCCAGTTTTAGTGTGAGCTGTTTAGTGATGACAGTCTTAAGTTCATGCAGTGCTAAGAACTTCGATTTGACAGAAACTGGGACTTTGGGGTTTGTGGCAGAGCCTATTTTAGGGTACAGCCCTACAAAATTGCGACCATACTCAGAAATCGGTCTCAGGCTGCTTTCAGAATCCACCCATGCCACATTGCAACGGTTTCATTTCTAAAAGTTTTTCTCTTTCCATTCTTCCCACAGTCATAACACAGCCCACCTCCTCTTACTCCCCCATCCCTGTGGCTCAGGGCAGCGA
The sequence above is drawn from the Cyprinus carpio isolate SPL01 chromosome B5, ASM1834038v1, whole genome shotgun sequence genome and encodes:
- the LOC109083207 gene encoding AN1-type zinc finger protein 5-like isoform X2: MAQETNQSPMPILCTTGCGFYGNPRTNGMCSVCYKEHLNRQQSSDRSPMSPLAGSPSAEASAIQRLEASINKAEPSPAPSTDTMRESIPSTSLPVTQQMTEMSISRKEKALSPKAESAEPATAVRKMMSKMTCKMKQDLFYYLLSMFKYARNVYLKVYSVNVKGSIVKFVVVRLCFLSSSLY
- the LOC109083207 gene encoding AN1-type zinc finger protein 5-like isoform X1, with amino-acid sequence MAQETNQSPMPILCTTGCGFYGNPRTNGMCSVCYKEHLNRQQSSDRSPMSPLAGSPSAEASAIQRLEASINKAEPSPAPSTDTMRESIPSTSLPVTQQMTEMSISRKEKALSPKAESAEPVITQPTSSYSPIPVAQGSDEGKSPDSSKPKKNRCFTCRKRVGLTGFNCRCGNLFCGIHRYSDKHNCTYDYKAEAAAKIRKENPVVVADKIQRI